The proteins below come from a single Thermodesulfobacteriota bacterium genomic window:
- a CDS encoding M15 family peptidase, which yields MSELTRKQKRFPLMVSKLIQFAYENGYEIVFSYAFRCADCPVGKKNSLHKKCLAIDLELFKDGVYLQKTEGHRPLGEYWESLDPENTWGGRFEDGNHYSISYKGMK from the coding sequence ATGAGCGAATTAACCCGAAAACAAAAACGGTTTCCGCTGATGGTCTCAAAGCTGATTCAATTCGCCTATGAAAACGGATACGAGATCGTTTTTTCCTATGCTTTCCGGTGCGCGGATTGTCCCGTGGGGAAAAAGAACAGTTTGCACAAAAAGTGCCTGGCGATCGATCTGGAGCTGTTCAAGGACGGGGTTTATTTACAAAAAACAGAAGGTCATCGACCCCTGGGCGAATACTGGGAAAGCTTGGACCCGGAAAATACCTGGGGCGGACGGTTTGAAGATGGCAACCATTATTCGATATCATACAAAGGGATGAAGTAA